Proteins encoded within one genomic window of Chromatiales bacterium:
- a CDS encoding DUF58 domain-containing protein, translated as MPMSMPARPPLHDRLRDWLRTGIDRLAGRPPEDELDDGVHLPLALLLAQRERARALVLAQRRASWQGLSGLYRSGFRGRGLDFDEMRDYQPGDDIRHIDWSATARSGRAQTRLYREERERPVLLAVDLRRAMHFGTRNAFKSVQAGKLAALIAWAAVELGDRVGGLVFNDAHYRLLRPQAGRAGVLALLNALAELHDAPPEPGPQTPIGPALVFRRLKGMATAGSLVHLASDFTGLDAAARREFAELARRHDLSGSFVYDPLEVALPEAGRLPVSDGERFATLDADHAATRQAHQVAFARHNHAVVQLFLEHRAYLLRLATHNQPEESLRRLLDLRRPGRTAA; from the coding sequence GATGACGGCGTCCACCTGCCGCTGGCCCTGCTGCTGGCCCAGCGCGAGCGCGCCCGCGCCCTGGTGCTGGCCCAGCGGCGCGCGAGCTGGCAGGGCCTGAGCGGGCTCTACCGCAGCGGCTTTCGCGGACGCGGGCTGGACTTCGACGAGATGCGCGACTACCAGCCGGGCGACGACATCCGCCACATCGACTGGTCCGCCACCGCCCGCAGCGGCCGCGCCCAGACCCGGCTCTACCGCGAGGAGCGCGAGCGCCCGGTGCTGCTGGCCGTCGACCTGCGCCGCGCCATGCACTTCGGCACGCGCAACGCCTTCAAGTCGGTACAGGCCGGCAAGCTCGCCGCGCTCATCGCCTGGGCGGCGGTGGAACTCGGCGACCGCGTCGGCGGCCTGGTCTTCAACGACGCCCACTACCGGCTGCTGCGGCCGCAGGCCGGCCGGGCCGGCGTGCTCGCCCTGCTCAATGCCCTGGCCGAACTGCACGACGCGCCCCCCGAACCCGGGCCGCAGACGCCCATCGGCCCCGCCCTCGTGTTCCGGCGCCTCAAGGGCATGGCCACGGCGGGCAGCCTGGTGCACCTGGCGAGCGACTTCACCGGACTGGACGCGGCCGCCCGCCGCGAGTTCGCGGAGCTGGCCCGCCGCCACGACCTCAGCGGCAGCTTCGTCTACGACCCGCTGGAGGTGGCGCTGCCGGAGGCCGGCCGGCTGCCGGTCAGCGACGGCGAGCGCTTCGCCACGCTGGACGCGGACCATGCCGCCACCCGGCAGGCGCACCAGGTCGCCTTCGCCCGCCACAACCATGCCGTGGTGCAACTCTTTCTCGAACACCGCGCCTACCTGCTGCGCCTGGCCACCCACAACCAGCCCGAGGAGAGCCTGCGCCGGCTGCTCGACCTGCGCCGTCCCGGGAGGACAGCGGCATGA
- a CDS encoding cytochrome c, which produces MIRTLILTAALLALAGTAQAGGDPKAGRDKSQTCQACHGADGNADNPMYPRLAGQYETYLLRALLDYKSGDRNNAIMAGMVAGLSEQDMADLAAFYASQKGLFNTVPD; this is translated from the coding sequence ATGATCAGGACGCTTATCTTGACTGCAGCGCTGCTGGCGCTCGCCGGCACGGCCCAGGCCGGCGGGGACCCCAAGGCCGGACGCGACAAGTCGCAGACCTGCCAGGCCTGCCACGGGGCCGACGGCAATGCCGACAATCCCATGTACCCGCGGCTGGCCGGCCAGTACGAGACCTACCTGCTGCGGGCCCTGCTGGACTACAAGTCCGGGGATCGCAACAACGCCATCATGGCCGGCATGGTCGCCGGCCTGAGCGAGCAGGACATGGCCGATCTGGCGGCCTTCTATGCCAGCCAGAAGGGGCTGTTCAACACGGTACCCGACTGA
- a CDS encoding peptidylprolyl isomerase yields the protein MQIGKNSVVVIDYTLTDDNGDVVDSSAGGEPLAYIQGIGQIIPGLENALEGKSAGDEVNVTVAPAEGYGDYNEGLIQVVPREMFQGVDDIEPGMQFHAQTSQGIQAITVTKVDGEDITIDGNHPLAGKNLNFAVTIKDVREATAEELDHGHVHGPGGHHH from the coding sequence ATGCAGATTGGCAAGAACAGCGTGGTCGTCATCGACTACACCCTCACCGACGACAACGGCGATGTCGTCGACAGCTCCGCGGGCGGCGAGCCGCTGGCCTACATCCAGGGCATCGGCCAGATCATCCCGGGCCTGGAAAACGCGCTGGAAGGCAAGTCCGCCGGCGACGAGGTGAACGTGACCGTGGCGCCGGCCGAGGGCTACGGCGACTACAACGAGGGCCTCATCCAGGTGGTGCCGCGCGAGATGTTCCAGGGCGTCGACGACATCGAGCCCGGCATGCAGTTCCATGCCCAGACCAGCCAGGGCATCCAGGCCATCACCGTCACCAAGGTGGACGGCGAGGACATCACCATCGATGGCAACCACCCGCTGGCCGGCAAGAACCTCAACTTCGCCGTCACCATCAAAGACGTGCGCGAGGCCACGGCCGAGGAACTGGACCACGGCCATGTGCATGGCCCGGGCGGTCATCACCATTAA
- a CDS encoding cytochrome c, whose product MISSIRLATTLGGALLLAAAASAQAGDPQVGRDKSATCMGCHGVPSYMNVYPSYHVPKLGGQHPEYLEAALKAYRDGARKHSTMQAQAADLSDEDIADIAAYFATYQR is encoded by the coding sequence ATGATCAGCTCAATCAGGCTGGCAACAACGCTGGGTGGCGCCCTGCTGCTCGCGGCCGCCGCGTCCGCGCAGGCGGGCGACCCGCAGGTCGGGCGCGACAAGTCGGCAACCTGCATGGGATGCCACGGGGTTCCCAGTTATATGAATGTGTATCCGTCCTATCACGTGCCCAAGCTCGGCGGCCAGCATCCGGAATACCTGGAGGCTGCGCTCAAGGCCTATCGGGACGGGGCGCGCAAGCACTCCACCATGCAGGCACAGGCGGCGGACCTGAGCGATGAGGACATCGCCGACATCGCCGCCTACTTCGCCACCTACCAGCGCTAG
- a CDS encoding DUF4381 domain-containing protein has translation MNAVAVTGLLLLVALLLPAAVVWARQPRRRARRRLARLAAAHARDADTQALLAGLSRLMRDHAQTLAGEVAVAGLSGRRWLVFLDETGQTEAFTRGPGRVLTDAPYQSAATLAARELDIPGLVTACRDWIDTARFHPERYR, from the coding sequence ATGAACGCCGTTGCCGTCACCGGCCTGCTGCTGCTCGTCGCCCTGCTGCTGCCGGCCGCCGTCGTCTGGGCCCGCCAGCCGCGCCGCCGCGCCCGCCGCCGGCTGGCACGCCTGGCCGCGGCCCATGCACGCGACGCCGACACCCAGGCCCTGCTCGCGGGGCTCAGCCGGCTCATGCGCGACCACGCCCAGACCCTGGCCGGCGAGGTGGCGGTGGCCGGACTCTCGGGCCGGCGCTGGCTGGTGTTCCTCGACGAGACCGGCCAGACCGAGGCCTTCACCCGCGGCCCCGGCCGCGTGCTGACCGACGCCCCCTACCAGAGCGCCGCGACCCTGGCCGCCCGCGAGCTGGACATCCCGGGCCTCGTCACGGCCTGCCGGGACTGGATCGATACGGCCCGCTTCCACCCGGAGCGCTACCGGTGA